The genomic window AGGTTTCGGTCCGCCGCACCCCGGGCACCGCCCCTATCTTAGTGCGCAGGAAGGTGCCCAGTTCATCGGGGGAGGGTAAAGTGACCCACAGCATCACATCAAAGGCGCCCGTGGTGGAGGCGGTCCACTGCACCTCTTTCAGTTGGGCTAGCTTCTCGGCCACCTCGTCCAGTTTATCGGGATCCACCTGCACCCCCACAATGGCCTCGGTCTGGTAGCCGATCTTATCTGGCTGGGGGAAGGCCACCACACGGATGAACCCCTCCTTCACCAGGCGCTTCAGGCGCCGGCGCACCGTCCCCTCACTCACCCCCACCTGGCGGGCGATATAGGCGTTGGAGGCTCGTCCATCGCTCTGAAGGATGGTGATGATTTTGCGATCCAGATCGTCCATGAGAACCCGCATCCTGGGCATAGACCTGTACCTCCCTGTGGTGTAGAAAGCAGAAACACTCACCTATGTTGTTAGTATAGGAAAGTTGCGCCATTCGTCAAGTGGGTGGGGTTTCTGTTCTGTGTTCCTCACGCCCTCGTCGGGAATGGAGGATGTCCCTGCAACTTTCGGGATGGCGTCTGGGGGGATGCTGTGGATTTAGGCGGGAGGGGGGTACAAAGGGTGCGCAGGGAGGGTGTAGAAGCGGCGCTGATAATAGAGCAGGGGACGCCCTTCTGGGGAGACCTCAATGGCCTCCACGCGCCCGATGAACAGGGTATGGTCGCCCGCCTCGCAGGTCTGGGCGACGACACAGTCCATAAAGGCCAATGCCCCCGCCACACGGGGGGTGCCGCTGGGGGCGAACTCCCAGGTAAGGGGGGGAGGAGTGGTGCGCTCCTTGGCGTCTTTGGCGTAGTAGAGGGCCGCCTCATACTGCCCTTCCGAGAGGAAGTTCATGCCGAAGCGTCCCCGCTGGCGCAGGTAGCGGTAGGTGTTGCGCTGGTGCCCCACGCACACCAGCACTAGAAGGGGATCTAAGGACACGGAGGTGATGGAGTTGGCGGTCATGCCGTGGGGGGTGCCGTTCTCCTCTAGGGTGCTGATGATGGCTACCCCAGTGGGGAAGCGCCCCCACGCCTGGCGGAAGAGGTCCTTGTCTGCGGGCACGCCACCCTCCCGAGGGGTTTGGCTTCAGTATACACCTCTCCGTCTTGTAAGGCGAGGGGGGCCTTTACCAAATCTTTACCACCCTTTACCAAAACTTGACCAAGCGTCGCCCGATTTTTGACCGTTTTCGTATTGCTTATTTACCAGTTCCCTCTCTACCGTAGATGGTGAAAACATTACCACCCGTGCTGCACAGGAGGTGAATGGACGGAACGACGAGATAGGCTGCACCGCGCTGACGTCTCTGCCCGTGAGGGCACATGTGCACCAGCGATCACCATCCCAACAGAACATAACCAGAGAGGAGGACAAAAGGTATGCGCACAACCTTTTTCTCGGCCAAGACCCTGGCGGTCGTGCTGGCTTTGGCGCTGACCGCTAGTACCGTGGGCATCTACGCCGCCGCCATCACCGGTTCGACTGCCCAGCAAGTAGGTTCTACGGGCGATTTG from Dehalococcoidia bacterium includes these protein-coding regions:
- a CDS encoding Lrp/AsnC family transcriptional regulator, yielding MPRMRVLMDDLDRKIITILQSDGRASNAYIARQVGVSEGTVRRRLKRLVKEGFIRVVAFPQPDKIGYQTEAIVGVQVDPDKLDEVAEKLAQLKEVQWTASTTGAFDVMLWVTLPSPDELGTFLRTKIGAVPGVRRTETFVALSVKKRAAPLPVS
- a CDS encoding flavin reductase family protein; its protein translation is MPADKDLFRQAWGRFPTGVAIISTLEENGTPHGMTANSITSVSLDPLLVLVCVGHQRNTYRYLRQRGRFGMNFLSEGQYEAALYYAKDAKERTTPPPLTWEFAPSGTPRVAGALAFMDCVVAQTCEAGDHTLFIGRVEAIEVSPEGRPLLYYQRRFYTLPAHPLYPPPA